A genomic stretch from Narcine bancroftii isolate sNarBan1 chromosome 9, sNarBan1.hap1, whole genome shotgun sequence includes:
- the LOC138742429 gene encoding uncharacterized protein isoform X6 produces MSTFPPGWDCVRRLGEAVLISKLFSRIDAFQILLSRDRRGWKSAERKRWSGWGSQQVFIYSCCKSSTVDLCFSRYPKM; encoded by the exons ATGTCGACTTTTCCGCCGGGCTGGGACTGCGTGCGCAGGCTGGGTGAAGCGGTTTTAATAAG CAAGCTGTTCTCGAGGATCGATGCCTTCCAGATTCT ACTTTCACGAGATAGAAGAGGCTGGAAAAGTGCAGAGAGAAAACGCTGGTCAGGATGGGGTTCTCAGCAAGTTTTCATTTACAGTTGTTGTAAATCTTCAACAGTGGACCTCTGCTTCTCCAG
- the LOC138742429 gene encoding uncharacterized protein isoform X7 encodes MSTFPPGWDCVRRLGEAVLISKLFSRIDAFQILLSRDRRGWKSAERKRWSGWGSQQVFIYSCCKSSTVDLCFSRKF; translated from the exons ATGTCGACTTTTCCGCCGGGCTGGGACTGCGTGCGCAGGCTGGGTGAAGCGGTTTTAATAAG CAAGCTGTTCTCGAGGATCGATGCCTTCCAGATTCT ACTTTCACGAGATAGAAGAGGCTGGAAAAGTGCAGAGAGAAAACGCTGGTCAGGATGGGGTTCTCAGCAAGTTTTCATTTACAGTTGTTGTAAATCTTCAACAGTGGACCTCTGCTTCTCCAG
- the LOC138743022 gene encoding ADP-ribosylation factor-like protein 14 — translation MGLVTSKELKTKQVRVLMLGLEDAGKSTLLYKLKFSNSEFLTASTIGFNVEMLQHDKRVSLTVWDVGGQYKMRQLWPFYFQDTDGLVFVVDSADKKRIEDSRKEFERALKHECLKGIPVVVMANKQDLNGALSAEEITKCFHLRRCCSDRDWYVQPCCAKTGEGLRAAFNVLISHVLQKEMTL, via the coding sequence ATGGGTTTGGTGACTTCTAAAGAATTGAAAACGAAACAAGTTCGCGTGTTAATGCTGGGTCTGGAAGATGCGGGTAAATCAACCTTGTTATACAAACTAAAATTCAGTAATTCTGAATTTCTCACAGCCTCCACCATAGGCTTCAATGTGGAAATGCTACAGCATGATAAGAGAGTTTCCCTTACAGTTTGGGATGTTGGAGGACAATACAAGATGCGGCAACTCTGGCCCTTTTATTTCCAGGACACTGATGGACTTGTGTTTGTGGTGGACAGTGCAGACAAGAAACGCATAGAAGATTCCAGAAAAGAATTCGAGCGGGCACTAAAGCACGAATGTTTGAAAGGGATCCCCGTAGTGGTAATGGCAAACAAACAGGATCTTAATGGTGCGCTGTCTGCAGAAGAAATCACCAAATGCTTTCATTTGAGGAGATGCTGCTCGGATCGAGACTGGTACGTGCAACCCTGCTGTGCAAAGACAGGCGAGGGATTAAGAGCAgcttttaatgttttaatttcgCATGTACTTCAAAAAGAAATGACTCTCTAA